In Thiomonas arsenitoxydans, the genomic stretch CATGCGGGTGGTGTCCAGCCCGGTGCGGGTGCGGGCGATGCGCTGCTGCCAGACCGGGTGATGCACCGCGAGCTGTTCGCCGATGCGCCGGGTTTGCAGCCGCGCGATCAGCAGATCGAGGGCGCGCTCCGCCGCGCCCAGACACCACAGCGCATCGTGCAGGCCGACGATGCGCTGGCGGGCTTGCAAAATCTCCAGGCCCTGTCCCGGCTGGCCCAACACATGATGGATGGGCACGCGCGCATCTTCGAATGACACTTCGGCCAAGGCCTTCTGCGCCGTACCCCAGCCCTGCAAGTGCCGACCGAGTTGCACGCCATCGGTCTTGAGCGGCACGAGCAGCATGCTGAACTGGCGATGCAGGGCCGCCTGCGCATCGGTGCGGCACAGCACCAGCAGGCTGGCGGTGCGTGGGTCCAGCAGGCCCTGCACCCAGGTTTTTTGACCGCTCAGGCGCCAGGAATTGCCGTCTTGCGTGGCGTGGCACTGCAGCGAGTCCGGGTTGTGCAGCTCGGCGTCGGGCTCGGCGGCGGCCCAGGCGCTGCGGGTCTCGGCGCGCAGCAGCGGGTCGAGCCAGGCATCTTTCAGCGCTTCGCTGCCGTAGCTGTCGAGCAACTGCATGTTTCCCGCGTCCGGCTGGGCGCTGTTGAACACCTCGGCTGCCCAGGGGATGTGGCCCATGGCTTCGATCATCGGCGCGTATTCCCAATGGCTCAACCCCTGGCTGGCGCGGGGGGAGATGGGTAGAAACAGATTCCACAGCCCCGCCAGTTGGGCCTTCTGGCGGAGGGGGGCGAGTAGCGGGCCGACAGCGTCCTGCGGCCCGGTCGCGCTCAGGCGCAGGGCGACGTTGATGGTGCTTTCCTGCGGCAGCACCACGGTGTGCATAAAGCGGTGCAGCCGGGTTTGCAGGGTGCTGACGCGCGGCGAAGGCGCAGTTTCGACCGATCTGGGCGGCATGGGAGCGTTCACACCCTCTCAGTCGCGAGGCGGCAGGATCTGGCTGGCCAGATGAACATGCAGGGCGCTGGCGTAGCTCGGCGCATTGGGCAGGACTTTGCGCGGCCCGCCCGAACCGCCGGGGATGGCCTCGACCAGTTGCAGCGCGGTCTGCAGCGCATCGGTAGGGCGACACAGGCGGTTGACCACGCCGAGCTGGTGCAGCCGGGCCGCGCCGAGCCCCAGACCGGGCAGCGCGGCCTCGTTGCACGCGGGCCGCGGCAGCAATTGGGCGGCCAGCCATTGCGCGCCGCCCACGTCGCTCTCGGGCAGCAGGGGGTCGATCAGCTGGAACTGGGCGTTGTCGGCCGCGACGAGCAGATCGCAGGCCAGCGCCAGCGCGGCTCCGGCGCCACGCGCCTGGCCTTCGACCGCGGCGACCACCAGCGGTTCGCAATCGCGCAGGGCGAGGATGCAATCGTGCAAGGCGTCAAGCGCGCTGGTATCGTTCAGGCCGCTGCAGAAGTGATGTTCGCTTCCGGTGAGCACTACGGCGCGGATCTCGCCATCACGTTGCGCCGTGGTGAGCGCCTCCAGCGCGGCCGAGCAGAGCGCGGCGCTCAGGGCGTTGCGGCTTTCGGGGTGGTGCAGGCGCAGCACGAGGCTGTCGCCCTGACGTTCGGCTCGGAGTTCGGCGCTCATGCAGAGAGGGTGGGGCCAGAGGTGCAAGCATCATATTCAGCTCGCCATGCGCGGCCGGGGACTGTGGGGTGTTTCCCACAGAAAATCAGGCGATTGTTAATTTTTTCACACCCTTTTCATCCGGATTTTGTTGGCGCCAATTGGAATGAAAGCTGCGTGATACATTGCTTTCGAATTATTCGACACATTTTGATGTCGGCCCTTATTTGCGCTGCAATGCCCTCAGTTTTCCGCCGTTTCGCCTCTTTTTTCACGACTTGCAATGGCCTGCTCTTGTGCTTGCGGCCCTGGATGGTTGCGGTCGGGCTCGCGGCGCAGTTCGTGACTCCAGCGCAGGCGCTGATGATCGGCGCCCCGCAAACGCGCGCCGAACTCGGCCGCACCCTGCAGATGACGATTCCGGTGCACCTCGATGCGCAGGAGTCCTTGCCGCTGTCGTGCGTGCAGGCCCAGGCGCAATCGGGCGAGTTTGGCGGCGGGGTGGGGGCGCTGGCGATCACTTCCAAGCCGTCGGCTGACGGTCTGACTTTGTTACTGCGCAGCCAGCAAGCGCTGCGCGAGCCGATTCTGATCGTGCGTCTGCACCTGGCCTGCCAGTACCAACGCACTCAGGTC encodes the following:
- a CDS encoding enoyl-CoA hydratase-related protein, with translation MSAELRAERQGDSLVLRLHHPESRNALSAALCSAALEALTTAQRDGEIRAVVLTGSEHHFCSGLNDTSALDALHDCILALRDCEPLVVAAVEGQARGAGAALALACDLLVAADNAQFQLIDPLLPESDVGGAQWLAAQLLPRPACNEAALPGLGLGAARLHQLGVVNRLCRPTDALQTALQLVEAIPGGSGGPRKVLPNAPSYASALHVHLASQILPPRD
- a CDS encoding acyl-CoA dehydrogenase family protein yields the protein MPPRSVETAPSPRVSTLQTRLHRFMHTVVLPQESTINVALRLSATGPQDAVGPLLAPLRQKAQLAGLWNLFLPISPRASQGLSHWEYAPMIEAMGHIPWAAEVFNSAQPDAGNMQLLDSYGSEALKDAWLDPLLRAETRSAWAAAEPDAELHNPDSLQCHATQDGNSWRLSGQKTWVQGLLDPRTASLLVLCRTDAQAALHRQFSMLLVPLKTDGVQLGRHLQGWGTAQKALAEVSFEDARVPIHHVLGQPGQGLEILQARQRIVGLHDALWCLGAAERALDLLIARLQTRRIGEQLAVHHPVWQQRIARTRTGLDTTRMLARRSAWQMDQNDSHLPPQELAMLQSLALPLAVDAVQWSILAHEADALDDSLPLAGLSAQLRLMQQLTPPIEVLHAQIAQGELLR